gtcttcgctctcgctcttcagctccccttcgatgaggaactggaagtcgtcctccccatcggtcagaggtaagtcaccatctgacccgacgagtgcttcgggtgggccatctggcacgtggtcaaagttccactcctgctcgctcgaggaagaagattggaaagagaggcctgaggagatggaggaagaggaagacattgctacagggaaagagggttttttaggtgccgatggccagaacagagcaaggggatgaagtggcgaaccgttcggcacggttaaataaagggggtatagtggagatttaatgccattacggtttccgaggaagtgatgttaAAGCTATCAAATCTCGCAAAGAAGTTGTGAGGGCAAGGCATCataatgaaggatactgcgacggttctgctctgccacgacatgacccgacgaaggaaaagcagagtgattttggaattgttatttccaaaaccaggggggcatgtgttatcaccagaatttgaccggatcagaggtgggccgcgattgaagatgggcttgaaggatatacatggaagaaatacatgaatcggccttatatgcaaagtttgggctagtttgcccgtgtatctgtaacatagtaggatacgtgtcggttagatagagtttggctcgtgcccggttgggattattcccacgttagaaagtctacggactataaatatgtatctagggtttatgaaataaacaacaatcacgttcaccacaaaccaatctaggcgcatcgccaactcccttgtctcgagggtttcttccgggtaagcatcatgctgcctagatcgcatcttgcgatctaggcagtacacgtttattcgttgttcatgcgttgctcgtgctgaagccttgttgatggcgagcaacgtagttatcatagatgtgttagggttagcattgcttcattgtatcatatgctttcgtccgtgcaacccttagacgtctagccgtccttactgatacgtctccgacgtatcgataatttcttatgttccatgccacattattgatgttatctacatgttttatgcacactttatgtcatattcgtgcattttctggaactaacctattaacaagatgccgaagtgccagttgctgttttctgctgttttttgtttcagaaatcctagtaaggaaatattctcggaattggacgaaatcaaagcccaggggcctatttttccacaaagcttccagaagtccgaagacgagacgaagaggggccacggggtggccaaaccctagggcggcgcggccccacccctggccgcgccggcctatggtgtggggcccccgtgccgcctcttgacctgcccttccgcctacaaatagcctccgtgacgaaacccccagaaccgagagccacgatacggaaaaccttccagagacgccgccaacgccgatcccatctcgggggatccaggagatcgcctccggcaccctgccggagaggggaatcatctcccggaggactctacgccgccatggtcacctccggtgtgatgtgtgagtagtctacccctggactatgggtccatagcagtagctagatggttgtcttctccccattgtgctatcattgtcggatcttgtgagctgcctaacatgatcaagatcatctatctgtaattctatatgttgcgtttgttgggatccgatgaatagagaatacttgttatgttgattatcaaagttatatctacgtattgtttatgatcttgcatgctttccgttactagtagatgctctggccaagtagatgcttgtaactccaagagggagtacttatgctcgatagtgggttcatgcttgcattgacacctgggacagtgacagaaagttctaaggttgtgttgtgctgttgccactagggataaaacattgatgctatgtctaaggatgtagttgttgattacattacgcaccatacttaatgcaattgtctgttgctttgcaacttaatactggagggggttcggatgataacctgaaggtggactttttaggcatagatgcagttggatggcggtctatgtactttgtcgtaatgcccaattaaatctcactatactcatcatgatatgtatgtgcatggtcatgctctctttatttgtcaattgcccaactgtaatttgttcacccaacatgctgtttgtcttatgggagagacacctctagtgaactgtggaccccggtccaattctctttactgaaatacaatctactgcaatacttgttctactgttttctgcaaacaatcatcttccacacaatacggttaatcctttgttacagcaagccggtgagattgacaacctcactgtttcgttggggcaaagtactttggttgtgttgtgcaggttccacgttggcgccggaatccctggtgttgcgccacactacatctcgccgccatcaaccttcaacgtgcttcttgactcctactggtccgattaaaccttggtttcttactgagggaaacttgccgctgtgcgcatcacaccttcctcttggggttcccaacggacgtgccaaccacacgcatcaagcaaatttctggcgccgttgcgggggagatcaagacacgctgcaaggggagtctccacttctcaatctctttactttgtttttgtcttgcttagttttatttactactttgtttgctgcactaaatcaaaatacaaaaaaaaattagttgctagttttactttacttgttatcttgtttgctatatcaaaaacaaaaaaaaaaaatttagtttacttgcatttactttatctagtttgttttatttactgttgctaaaatggccaacactgaaaatactaagttgtgtgacttcacaaccacaaataataatgatttcttatgcacacttattgctccacctgctactacagcagaattctttgaaattaaacctgctttactgaatcttgttatgcgagagcaattttctggtgttagttctgatgatgctgctgcccatcttaataattttgttgaactatgtgaaatgcaaaaatataaatatgtagatggtgatattattaaactaaaattgttccctttctcattaagaggaagagctaaagattggttgctatctctgcctaagaatagtattgattcatggactaaatgcaaggatgcttttattggtagatattatccccctgctaaaattatatctttgaggagtagcataatgaattttaaacaattagatactgaacatgttgctcaagcttgggaaagaatgaaatctctggttaaaaattgcccaacccatggactgactacttggatgatcatccaaaccttctatgcaggactaaatttttcttcacggaatttattggattcagctgctggaggtacctttatgtccatcactcttggtgaagcaacaaaacttcttgataatatgatgatcaactactctgaatggcacacggaaagagctccacaaggtaagaaggtaaattctgtcgaagaaacctcttccttgagtgataagattgatgctattatgtctatgcttgtgaatgataggactaatattgatcctaataatgttccattagcttcattggttgcacaagaagaacatgttgatgtaaacttcattaaaaataataatttcaacaacaatgcttaccggaacaattctagtaacaactataggccatatccttataataatggcaacggctatggtaattcttatgggaattcttacaacaataataggagttcaccccctggacttgaagccatgcttaaagaatttattagtacacaaactgcttttaacaaatccgttgaagaaaagcttgggaaaattgatatacttgcttctaaagtcgatagtcttgctgctgatgttgatcttttgaaatcaaaagttttgcctaatgagaatcatcataataaaattattactacagcaaatgccatccaagttagaattaatgagaatataagattaatggctgaactgcgtgctaggtgggatagagaagaaaatgaaaaactagctaaagagaagaatgtagctaaagtttggactattaccaccactagtaatgctaatgctacacatgttgctgcacctcctactaatactaataaaagaattggtgttagcaatgtttccacttctaatgcaaagcgcgaaaaactgctgaaagctgctaaaactgctgaaactgcctgtgataaagctgctgaaattttttccaacattggggatgatgatcccattgctttagattataatggtttgaattttgatgattgccacatctctgaagttacaaagttcttgcaaaaacttgctaaaagtcctaatgctagtgctataaatttggctttcacgcatcatattacaaatgctctcataaaagctagagaagagaaactagagctaagcctctattcctaaaaagctagaggatggttgggagcccatcattaagatgaaggttaaagattttgattgtaatgctttatgtgatcttggtgcaagtatttctgttatgcctaagaaaatttatgatatgcttgacttgccaccgctgaaaaattgttatttggatgttaatcttgctgatcattctacaaagaaacctttgggtaaagttgataatgttcgcattaccgttaacaataaccttgttcccgttgattttgttgtcttggatattgaatgcaatgcatcttgtcccattatattgggaagaccttttcttcgaactgttggtgctatcattgatatgaaggaaggtaatataaaatatcaatttcctctcaagaaaggtatggaacacttccctagaaagagaatgaaggtaccttttgattctattatgagaacaaattatgatgttgacacttcgtctcttgataatacttgatacacactttctgcgcctagctgaaaggcgttaaagaaaagcgcttatgggagacaacccatgtttttacctacagtactttgtttttattttgtgtcttggaagttgtttactactgtagcaacctctccttatcttagttttgtgttttgttgtgccaagttaagccgttgatagaaaagtaagtactagatttggattactgcacagttccagatttctttgctgtcacgaatctgggtccacctccctgtaggtagctcagaaaattaagccaatttacgtacatgatcctcagatatgtacgcaactttcattcaatttgagcattttcatttgagcaagtctggtgccattttaaaattcgtcaatacgaactgttctgttttgacagattctgccttttatttcgcattgcctcttttgctatgttggatgaatttttttgatccactaatgtccagtagcattatgcaatgtccagaagtgttaagaatgattgtgtcacctctgaatatgttaatttatattatgcactaaccctctaatgagttgtttcgagtttggtgtggaggaagttttcaaggatcaagagaggagtatgatgcaacatgatcaaggagagtgaaagctctaagcttggggatgccccggtggttcacccctgcatatattaagaagactcaagcgtctaagcttggggatgcccaaggcatccccttcttcatcgacaacattatcaggttcctcccctgaaactatatttttattccatcacatcttatgtgctttttcttggagcgtcggtttgtttttgtttttgttttgtttgaataaaatggatcctagcattcactttatgggagagagacacgctccgctgtagcatatggacaagtatgtccttggtttctactcatagtattcatggcgaagtttctccttcgttaaattgttatatggttggaattggaaaatgatacatgtagtaattgctataaatgtcttgggtaatgtgatacttggcaattgttgtgctcatgtttaagctcttgcatcatatgctttgcacccattaatgaagaaatacatagagcatgctaaaatttggtttgcatatttggtttctcaaaggtctagataatttctagtattgactttgaacaacaaggaagacggtgtagagtcttataatgttttcaatatatcttttatgtgagttttgctgcaccggttcatccttgtgtttgtttcaaataagccttgctagcctaaaccttgtatcgagagggaatacttctcatgcatccaaaatacttgagccaaccactatgccatttgtgtccaccatacctacctactacatggtattttccgccattccaaagtaaattgcttgagtgctacctttaaaaattccatcattcacctttgcaatatatagctcatgggacaaatagcttaaaaactattgtggtattgaatatgtaattatgcactttatctcttattaagttgcttgttgtgcgataaccatgttcactggggacgccatcaactattcattgttgaatttcatgtgagttgctatgcatgtccgtcttgtctgaagtaagagagatctaccaccataaggttaagcatgcatatgttagagaagaacattgggccgctaactaaagccatgatccatggtggaagtttcagttttggacatatatcctcaaatctcaaatgagaaaattattaattgttgttacatgcttatgcataaaagaggagtccattatctgttgtctatgttgtcccggtatggatgtctaagttgaagaataatcaatagcgagaaatccaatgcgagctttctccttagacctttgtacaggcggcatagaggtacccctttgtgacacttggtaaaaacagtgcattgtgatgatccggtagtccaagctaattaggacaaggtgcgggcactattagtacactatgcatgaggcttacaacttataagatataatttacatgatgcatatgctttattactaccgttgacaaaattgtttcatgttttcaaaatcaaagctctagcacaaatatagcaatcgatgcttttcctctatggaggaccattcttttactttcaatgttgagtcagttcacctatttctctccacctcaagaagcaaacacttgtgtgaactatgcattgattcctacatacttgcttattgcacttattatattactctatgttgacaatatccatgagatatacatgttacaagttgaaagcaaccgctgaaacttaatcttcttttgtgttgcttcaatgcctttactttgaattattgctttatgagttaactcttatgcaagacttattgatgcttgtcttgaagtgctattcatgaaaagtctttgctttatgattcacttgtttactcatgtcatatacattgttttgatcgctgcattcactacatatgctttacaaatagtatgatcaagattatgatggcatgtcactccagaaattatctgtgttatcgttttacctgctcgggatgagcagaactaagcttggggatgctgatacgtctccgacgtatcgataatttcttatgttccatgccacattattgatgttatctacatgttttatgcacactttatgtcatattcgtgcattttctggaactaacctattaacaagatgccgaagtgccagttgctgttttctgctgtttttggtttcagaaatcctagtaaggaaatattctcggaattggacgaaatcaaagcccaggggcctatttttccacgaagcttccagaagtccgaagacgagacgaagaggggccacggggtggccaaaccctagggcggcgcggccccacccctggccgcgccggcctatggtgtggggccctcgtgccgcctcttgacctgcccttccgcctacaaatagcctccgtgacgaaacccccaggaccgagagccacgatacggaaaaccttccagagacgccgccaacgccgatcccatctcgggggatccaggagatcgcctccggcaccctgccggagaggggaatcatctcctggaggactctacgccgccatggtcacctccggtgtgatgtgtgagtagtctacccctggactatgggtccatagcagtagctagatggttgtcttctccccattgtgctatcattgtcggatcttgtgagctgcctaacatgatcaagatcatctatctgtaattctatatgttgcgtttgttgggatccgatgaatagagaatacttgttatgttgattatcaaagttatatctacgtgttgtttatgatcttgcatgctttccgttactagtagatgctctggccaagtagatgcttgtaactccaagagggagtacttatgctcgatagtgggttcatgcctgcattgacaccgggacaaggatgaaagttctaaggttgtgttgtgctgttgccactagggataaaacattgatgctatgtctaaggatgtagttattgattacattacgcaccatacttaatgcaattgtctgttgctttgcaacttaatactggagggggttcggatgataacctgaaggtggactttttaggcatagatgcagttggatggcggtctatgtactttgtcgtaatgcccaattaaatctcactatactcatcatgatctgtatgtgcatggtcatgctctctttatttgtcaattgcccaactgtaatttgttcacccaacatgctgtttgtcttatgggagagacacctctagtgaactgtggaccccggtccaattctctttactgaaatacaatctactgcaatacttgttctactgttttctgcaaacaatcatcttccacacaatacggttaatcctttgttacagcaagccggtgagattgacaacctcactgtttcgttggggcaaagtactttggttgtgttgtgcaggttccacgttggcgccggaatccctggtgttgcgccacactacatctcgccgccatcaaccttcaacgtgcttcttgactcctactggtccgattaaaccttggtttcttactgagggaaacttgccgatgtgcgcatcacaccttcctcttggggttcccaacggacgtgccaaccacacgcatcacttacacctatcttaggtgtaagggcggcaccccgtttgatcattatttagtagatccgatccgttatgattgctccttgttcttcgaggattagtttaatatctgcatagttaggccttacaaacgggttgaaggatccagtggcgcgtagggtgtagtttgctagccctagacaggatgttccggggatcaacttcatgttggtttttaggccttgtctagggtcggtttacgatcaccgtgcgtggccgccaggctcaatcacgagtaggatgttccgattatgtggtgaaaaccctaaatcgtagtaggtcgttttagctttatcttgatcaagcaggaccaccatatattcgtacacctcgtacggatcatgggtggatcggctctttgagccgattcacaggataacctgagagccgatcgaggctcgtatttaatgtttacgtgtatgccatgcaggaaactaagcgaggcacatccatcaccttcctgaccaggtataggtcaggtggcacgcccttgcaccagcatcggacgtgcgtgccgagtctttgcgggccgtcgcttggagggaccagggccagccgcagtcctgggagcctcccggctctactgtgttgcccgtcgctgctcgccggtgggtttctgaccgcaacaggcaCACATCTAATGCCATGTGTTCTTGTGTCAGActgagaagctcaagcttgggtcaCCTACTGAGACCCCCGAAGAGGGACCGTCGAAGAAGCGAAGGGCGGCTAATGTCGGCCACTTCCAGCCGAACGTAGGGTCGGACCAGTTCCCGCGCATCGTCTTCAGGCCCATCTTTAGCTGGCTCCGGATCCCTCAAGATTTCGTCAGGTGGTTCGGAGAAATCCGTTCGAACatcattgtcaccaccaacactGGCTGCAACTGGAGGATGACTACGGTGAGAGAAGACGATGACGCATACATCGACCAGGGGTGGGCGGGCTTCGCCGTCGCTCATCAGGTACAGGTAGACCAGTTCCTCATCTTCAAGAAGGTATCCTCCTTCGAGTACAGtgtggtcatcttcgaccacACCTGCACTAAGGTGATGACCCGTTACCATGGCGATGCCACCAGGTGTGTCGTCTTCGAAAGTCATATCTGAAGCTTACCTTGTTTTGTGTCGCTGCTACCATGTCTGTGTCTAGTTGTTGTTCATGTCGTGTGTTGAACTATGATCGTCTCTGTGTCGTGAA
This Lolium perenne isolate Kyuss_39 chromosome 1, Kyuss_2.0, whole genome shotgun sequence DNA region includes the following protein-coding sequences:
- the LOC139833965 gene encoding B3 domain-containing protein At1g49475-like — protein: MANDLTMAQRKTEKLKLGSPTETPEEGPSKKRRAANVGHFQPNVGSDQFPRIVFRPIFSWLRIPQDFVRWFGEIRSNIIVTTNTGCNWRMTTVREDDDAYIDQGWAGFAVAHQVQVDQFLIFKKVSSFEYSVVIFDHTCTKVMTRYHGDATRCVVFESHI